The following proteins are co-located in the Rhodococcus opacus B4 genome:
- a CDS encoding IclR family transcriptional regulator, which yields MTVVDSDDALSVPAAKKDLPPSMVERMTLILDAFDGRTSRLTLEEVACRTRLPRSTVHRILDQLVRLDWVDHASFGYCLGRRAMGLGGGDNGHSQVRAAAAPLLHELHMQTGMVVHLAVLDGAESVYLDKVGGRMAAALPSRVGGRVPAYTTAGGKAMLAWVDPEQVDGMYGPRLSRSTDRTITELSTLHQELNRIRQRRGLAFERGEAVRGIGCVGVAIRSADGPVAGISLCGDARTVQLERVAPLVVDAAREVTRTLHPELGTPRRGRRTPEIPDSSWSTETLDQLLAVQSGQWL from the coding sequence ATGACTGTCGTCGATTCGGATGATGCACTGTCGGTACCCGCTGCGAAGAAGGATCTGCCGCCGTCGATGGTGGAGCGGATGACGCTGATCCTCGACGCGTTCGACGGCCGGACGTCGCGCCTGACGCTCGAAGAAGTGGCGTGCCGCACCCGCCTGCCGCGGTCCACGGTGCACCGCATCCTGGATCAGCTCGTCCGTCTCGACTGGGTCGATCACGCGAGCTTCGGCTATTGCCTCGGACGGCGTGCGATGGGGCTCGGCGGCGGCGACAACGGGCACAGCCAGGTCCGGGCCGCGGCGGCCCCGCTGCTGCACGAACTGCACATGCAGACCGGGATGGTGGTGCACCTGGCCGTGCTGGACGGGGCGGAGAGCGTGTACCTGGACAAGGTGGGCGGGCGGATGGCCGCGGCTCTGCCGTCCCGGGTGGGTGGGCGCGTTCCCGCCTACACGACGGCGGGCGGCAAGGCGATGCTCGCGTGGGTCGACCCGGAGCAGGTGGACGGCATGTACGGGCCGCGGCTCAGCCGGAGCACGGACCGCACGATCACCGAACTGTCCACGCTGCACCAGGAGCTCAACCGGATCCGGCAGCGCCGCGGTCTCGCCTTCGAGCGCGGGGAAGCGGTCCGCGGAATCGGCTGCGTCGGCGTCGCGATCCGCAGCGCCGACGGGCCGGTGGCCGGCATCTCGCTGTGCGGAGACGCGCGCACCGTCCAACTCGAACGCGTCGCCCCGCTCGTCGTCGACGCCGCCCGGGAAGTCACCCGGACGCTGCACCCCGAACTGGGCACACCCCGTCGCGGCCGCCGGACCCCGGAAATCCCGGACAGCTCGTGGTCGACCGAGACCCTCGACCAGCTCCTCGCGGTGCAGTCCGGCCAGTGGCTGTAG
- a CDS encoding flavin reductase family protein, whose protein sequence is MSPEPAEAQPGTRRDAPSPDEMRRALGQFASGVTVVTGLDTAGPVGFTCQSFASVSLEPPLILFCADHRGRAWPRIRRSGRFTINVLREDQTDVCARFGSSRGAKFDGLAWEPSRWSTPSLPGVLLRVHADVQSVHIAGDHDVVIGRVRELESVSEERPMVFFRGGFGLDAAPLPVRG, encoded by the coding sequence ATGTCACCCGAACCGGCCGAGGCCCAGCCCGGAACACGCCGGGACGCACCGTCACCGGACGAGATGCGCCGCGCCCTGGGCCAATTCGCCAGTGGGGTCACCGTGGTGACCGGCCTCGACACGGCGGGCCCGGTGGGGTTCACGTGCCAGTCGTTCGCGTCGGTGTCGCTGGAGCCGCCGCTGATCCTGTTCTGCGCCGACCACCGCGGGCGCGCGTGGCCGCGCATCCGGCGGTCGGGGCGGTTCACGATCAACGTGCTGCGCGAGGACCAGACGGACGTCTGTGCCCGCTTCGGTTCGAGCCGGGGCGCCAAGTTCGACGGGCTCGCGTGGGAGCCGTCGCGGTGGTCGACGCCGTCGCTGCCGGGGGTCCTGCTGCGCGTGCACGCGGACGTGCAGTCGGTGCACATCGCCGGCGATCACGACGTCGTGATCGGACGGGTCCGGGAACTCGAATCGGTCAGCGAGGAGCGTCCGATGGTGTTCTTCCGCGGCGGTTTCGGTCTCGACGCGGCTCCGCTGCCCGTGCGCGGTTGA
- a CDS encoding alpha/beta fold hydrolase codes for MTTDSSYEGTLKELKTDLGVLRYHEAGDGPPLLLLHGSGPGVTGWRNFRGNLGVFAEHFRTFILEFPGFGVSDDFGGHPMLTAGDAVLRFLDGLGLDEVAVLGNSMGGIVGTQFAIAHPDRVAKLITIGGIGRNLFSPGPGEGINLLMEFTDDPTRERLIAWLHSMVFDPTMVTEELIEERWTQATDPETLASARKMYSKAAFAAGAKAALESDATPYWAQLHKVTAPTLLTWGRDDRVSPLDMAIIPMRSIPKAELHVFPNCGHWAMIEQKTAFESAVLAFLLRKDGSGR; via the coding sequence ATGACGACTGACTCGAGTTACGAGGGCACCCTGAAGGAGCTGAAGACCGACCTCGGCGTGCTTCGCTACCACGAGGCCGGCGACGGTCCGCCGCTGCTGCTGCTGCACGGTTCCGGCCCCGGCGTGACGGGGTGGCGCAACTTCCGCGGCAACCTCGGCGTCTTCGCCGAGCACTTCCGCACCTTCATCCTGGAGTTCCCGGGGTTCGGGGTCAGCGACGACTTCGGCGGCCACCCGATGCTCACCGCGGGCGACGCAGTGCTCCGCTTCCTCGACGGGCTCGGACTCGACGAGGTGGCGGTGCTCGGAAACTCGATGGGCGGCATCGTCGGCACCCAGTTCGCCATCGCGCACCCCGACCGGGTCGCCAAGCTGATCACCATCGGCGGCATCGGCAGGAACCTCTTCAGCCCCGGTCCCGGTGAGGGCATCAACCTCCTGATGGAGTTCACGGACGATCCCACCCGGGAACGATTGATCGCGTGGCTGCACTCGATGGTGTTCGACCCCACCATGGTCACCGAGGAACTGATCGAGGAACGGTGGACGCAGGCCACCGACCCCGAGACCCTCGCCAGTGCCCGCAAGATGTACAGCAAGGCGGCGTTCGCGGCGGGCGCCAAGGCGGCACTCGAGTCCGATGCGACCCCGTACTGGGCCCAGCTGCACAAGGTGACGGCGCCGACGCTGCTGACGTGGGGTCGCGACGACCGGGTGAGCCCACTGGACATGGCGATCATCCCGATGCGCTCGATCCCCAAGGCGGAACTGCACGTGTTCCCGAACTGCGGGCACTGGGCGATGATCGAGCAGAAGACGGCGTTCGAGAGTGCCGTCCTCGCCTTCCTGCTCCGCAAGGACGGCAGCGGGCGATGA